In Myxococcus stipitatus, the genomic window CCTGCGTCTGCTCGTGCCATGCGCGCTGGTAGCTCCGGCCCACCACGGCGAACCCCCACCGGCTCCACGCATTGGGAAAGCGTCCGGGCCTCCACGCCGCCTCGATGCGGAAGCGCACCTCGCCAGTCGCGTGCCGCTTCTGGAGCAGGAACCACTCGCGGCCCTCCTCGATGTGGCCCTCCAGCGTCTCGAAGCTGAAGCCGAAGACGCTGAAATCCTCGCCACGCTCCTCCCGCACGTCGCCTACGCGCACCCCCACGAGGTAGCGCAGCCGCTGTCGCAGGGACTTCAGCTCCAGCAGCACCGTGCGCCCGTGCAGCGGCGTGTCGACCAGGAAGTGCCAGCGCACGATGCGCGGGTCCGAGAAGTCGAACGTCTCCAGCACGCGTCGCGCGCGCGCGAAGAGCCCATCCTCGCAAGGTGGCCCCGGCGGCTCGTGCCCCAGCGACGCCTCCGAGTGGACCTGGTTCCACCCGCGCTCCAGCGTCATCTCCCCCGAGGCGGCGGTGAAGTTGCGCGGCAGGTGCCGGGCCTCGCGCAGCAGCAGCGCCAGCGACTCCTCGGGCCAGCCCTTCCCGATGCGCCACCTAATCATCACCGTCACTCCCCAGCGCGAGGAACGTCGGGCCCGCCTCCGCGTCGCCGCCCTCGGGCTCCGCCTCCAGGTGCGCGGTGTCCGCGTGGATGACACCGACGATGCCGTCACCCGCGGAGGCGGCGACGCGCAGCACGAACTCCGTCCAGGTGTTGGTCTGCATGGCCTCGCCCGCCGTGACGAACCCCCAGTAGTGCGCCGGTGAGCCGGAGCGCGCGCGGCTGCGGATGTGGAAGATGACGTCGCGGCGCGCGTTGCGGTAGGCGCCGAAGGTGATGCGGCCGGCCTCCGGGTGGCCCGGCAGGGTGGCGAGCGTGAGGCTGCGCCGGTTCATGTGGATGACCCGCACGCCGAACGTGCCCGCACCGAGGATGTGCACGCTCAGCCCCTCGCCCGTCTTCAGCCGCTGGCCCTTGCGCGACGCGTCCTCCCGCTCGAAGACGCACAGCTCCTCCGGCGCGAACTCCGGGAAGCGCCGGGCCACCCAGTCCAGGATGTCCGCGGGCGCGTAGCGGCAGTTCCGGATGACGCCCCAGTAGTCGCGCTGGAGCAGCGGGCCCGCCCCCATCTCCGGGAGCAGCAGCCCCTCGGCCTCGTGTTCCGTTGGATGCCCCAGTCGTTCGCGCGTCATCTCGCCGTTGCCTCGCTCCAGTCCCACCATGATGGGGAGCGCGACGGTGGGTGGCATGGGGCCACACCGATGGGCGTGGGGAGCGGGGCGCCCGACGCCCGGTCGCCCGAGGAGGGAGCATGAGCATCGACGTCAACCCGGCCAGCGCGGCGTCCGAGAAGGAGTACGAGGAGGCGCCCGCCGTGCGCCGCCCGGAGCACGCCGAGGGGTCGTTCACCCGCTTGATAGAGCAGCAGGCGGCCAAGATTCCCTCGCACGTGTTCCTGTTCTCCAGCCTGTGCTCGATGGGCGTCTCGTTGGGCCTGGAGCTGCTGGGGCGCGAGCGGCCCGCGCGCTTCATCGGGTCGTGGGTGTCGCCGCTGCTGGTGATGGGCGTCTACAACAAGCTGGTGAAGCTGCTCGGCACGCGCTGAGCGTGGGCCCTCACGCCTCGACGTCCACCGCGCCCAGGGGCAGGTCGAGGCCGTTGATGCGCGCCTCGACGCGGTGGAGGCCGGGGTAGTGGCGCCGGGTGCTGAGCTGCGCGAGCGAGACGCGCTTGCCCAGCTCCTCCGCCTGCCCCGGCCCGAGCGTCAGCTCGCGCACCTTGAAGACCTTGGGCTTGGGCGCCTCGCCCCGGGCCTTGACGAAGTACACCGCCAGGTCCACCACCAGCGACTGCGCGCGGCGCGAACGGTTGGCCACCTCGAAGCGGAGGTCCATGGCGCCGCCCACGCGGGCCTTCCCGGGGAGCGACGTCGCGCGGACCTCGATGCCGGTGGGCTTGACAGCGCCCATCGCCTCCAGGGCGCTCGCGTCGCCGCGCTTGATGGCGAAGCGCAGCGCGTGGCGGATGAGCCACTGGCGCTCCTCGGTGGCGTCCTGCCGCCACGCCTTCGCCACCTGGACGAGCACCTCCGGATGGTCCTTGCCGATGTCGTTGAGGTTGTTGGCCACCGACCGGCGCACGTACAGCTCCGGGTCGTCCTTGAGCAGCTCCAGCAGCGCGAGCACCGGACGCGGGTCCTGCTGGAAGGCGCGCAGGCGCGAACCCCAGGGCAGGCGCGGACGCGTGCCCTCGGAGACGAGGCGCCGCACGTGCACGTTCCCGTCCGTCGCCCACTCGCGCAGCCGCGCCAGCGTCCTCTCCGGGTGGCGCTCCAGGAAGGGGCGGATGGCCCACTCGGCGGTGAAGCGCTGGGTGAGCGTGTGCAGCGCGTGCATGGACTCCTCGAAGTGCTCCAGGCCGTGCTCGGACACGAACAGCGTGTGGGGCAGGTAGAAAAAGACATCCATGCCCTTGCGCTCCGTGTCCGGCCGGATGGGGCCGAGCGAGCGCAGCAGCACCTCCAGCGCGCGGGGATAGTCGGACGGGAGCGCGCGGTGCATCGCCTCCATGATGTGCCGCGCGCGGCCCATCAGTTCGTGACGCTCCAGGCCACGACGGGCCTCGCCGACGAAGGTGTCACGGGGGAAGGAGGGCTGCGCGGTGTGCAGCTGGGTGCCCAGCGTCTCCACGAGCCGGGCGTCGAAGAAGGTCTTGAGGGGGTCCGCCATCGCGCGGGTATCCTGTCACGTCCGGATGTCGAGACGTGGACCTCCGAACGTGTCGTGCCTTTCCGCGATGCGTGGCCATGAAGTCCTCTGTTAGGTCCTCGAACCGTGGCGACACGCAAGGGCCAGGGGCCTCGGGGTGGGAGGCAGTCGAAGACGCCGGCGAAGGGGCGTCGTGCGGGCTCCGCGCGGACGGCGCGCGCGCCCGCCGCGTCACGGCCATTGCGAGAGCAGCTCGCGGACGTGTCCGACCCGCTGGTGCTGCTGGAGGGGTTGTTCCTGCACTCCCCGGTGCCGTACGCCATCTTCGGCGCGGATGGCCACATCCGGCTCATCAACCCGGCCTACTCGGCCATGTTCGGCGTGCCGCCGCCGCCCGAGTACAACCTCTTCCAGGACGAGCTGGTGGAGCGGCTGGGGCTCGCCTCGCTCTTCCGCCGCGCGTTCGAGGGCGAGACGGTCCAGACGCCCATCATCTGGTACGACGTGAAGGAGCTGCGGCACATCTCGGTGACGGACGCCAACCGCATCGCCATCGCCTGCACCTGCTTCCCGCTCGCCTCGCCCGGAGGCGAGGTGGGCCACGTCGCGCTCGCCTACAAGGACGTGACGGCGGAGCTGAGCGCGCGCGAAGCGGAGCAGGTCGAGCGCAAGCGGCTGTTCCAGCTGCTCACCCGCGCGCCGGTGGCCATCAACGTCCTGCGCGGTCCGCAGCTGCGCTTCGAGTTCGCCAACCCCCTGTTCCAGACGCTGATGGGCGGACGCGAGCTGGTGGGGCGCACGCTCCTGGAGGCGATTCCCGACCTGGCGCCCGCGCAGGTGGACCTGTACCGGGGCGTGATGGAGACGGGCGAGCGGGTGAGCGCCAACGAGTACCCGGTGACGCTCGACTACGCGGGGCAGGGCCACGTCGAGACGCGGTACTGGAACCTCCTCTACGAGCCGCTGCTCGACGAGCGCGGTCGGGCGGAGGGGCTGGTGACGTTCGCCTTCGAGGTGACGACGCAGGTGCACGCCCGGCAGGCGGTGGAGAACCAGCAGCGCTGGCTGGAGGCGGTGCTCGACCTGATGCCCATGCCGGTGGTGATGGCGGACCCGGACACGCACGACCTCATCTTCTCCAACGCCGCCGCGGACAAGCTGTATGGCGAGCCCTTGCCCACGCACGTCCCCGCCACGCAGTACGGTTCGCTCTTCCACTTGAAGGACATGGAGGGCCGTCGACTGGGCGCGAGCGAGATTCCCTCCACCCGCGCCGCGCGCGGCGAGAAGCTGGAGGGGCTGGAGGTCGTCTGGGAGACGCGCACGGGCGAGTACGTGCTGAGCATCTCCTCGGAGATGCTGCCCGCGATGCACGGCCACCCGGCGGTGACGGTGTTGCCCTTCCTGGACATCACCCGGCTGAAGACGGTGGAGCGGCATCTCCAGGAGGCGGTGCGCGTGCGCGACGAGTTCCTCTCCGTCGCCAGCCACGAGCTGAAGACGCCGCTGACGGTGCTGGGGCTGCGCCTGCAAGCCTTCGCGCGCGCGGCGCAGGCGGACCCGGATGGCGCGTGGATGGCTCGCCACGGGCGCGAGCTGCAGGGGATGCTGCGTCAGGTGATGCGGCTGGCGGGGCTGGTGAACGGGCTGCTCGACGTGTCGCGCATCGGCACGGGGCGGCTGAAGCTGGAGTACGAGCAGGTCGACCTGGGGGAGCTGGTCCAGGACGTGGCCGCGCGTCACCAGCTCGAGGCCGAGCGCGCCGGCTGCGTGCTCGAGGTCCGGGCCGAGGGCCCCACGGTGGGCCTGTGGGACCGGATGCGGCTGGAGCAGGTCGTCACCAACCTGGTGTCCAACGCGCTGAAGTACGGGGCGGGTCTGCCCGTGCGCATGGGCGTGTCGCGGGAGGAGGGCCGCGCGCGGCTGACGGTGCGCGACGAGGGCATCGGCATCAGCCCGGAGGCCCAGGCGCGCATCTTCCACAAGTTCGAGCGCGCGGTGTCCGAGCGCAACTACGGCGGGCTCGGGCTGGGGTTGTATGTCTCGCGCACGTTGGTGGAGGCGATGGGGGGCGTCATCCGCGTGGAGAGCCTGCCCGGCGCGGGCGCGACCTTCGTCGTGGAGCTGCCCCTGTCTCCCGTGGAGGAGCCGGCCCGCGAGGGACCGACGGCCGCGTCCACGGGGCTGGCGTCTTGAGGTCCGCTCCCGCTCAGGGCGTCTGCCCGTCCTCGCGCGGGAGGAAGAACGTCTTGGGCAGCTTGGCCTCGGGGCGGAAGAGCGTCTTCAGCAGCGTGTGCGCCATCTCCGCGTCCACCGGCTTCGCGTCCTTGTCGGTGTGCATGAGCTTCTGGAGCATGCCCTTCTCCGCTAGCCCCAGCTCCTTGTTGTACTTGGGGTCGTTGATGCGCTTGAGCTCGGCGATGACGGACAGGGCCACGCCCTTGGGGATGTCCGGTCCGAAGAAGACCTGCTGGTGGGTGTGGTGGTCGATGTTCTCCTGCTTCTTCGTGTCCGGTTTGTACTGGCGCACGACCTTGAAGTCCGCGGCCTTCCCCGACTCGGAGGTGGCGCCGAGGTTCGCGGCGAAGACCTCGTTCTTCGGGTCGGGCATCTGCGTCGCGGCGCGCAGCACGGTGTCGTCCTTGCGCTTGAGCGGCTCGATGACCTTGGGCGTCAGCTGGTCCTCGATGGTGATCCACCCCGTCTGGAACAGCGGCGTCTGCTTCGCCTCGTAGCGGAACGTGTTCGTCCCATAGCGGGACTTGGCGTCGGACGCCTTGCCCGCCTCGAACCGGAAGAAGACGAAGTCGTTGTTGCGCAGGAGCTGCTCGTCGGTCTTCGGCGTGTTGTTGTGGACCGGCTTGTCGGAGCCCGACGCCAGGTTCTCGAGTTGAATCTTCGAGAGCATC contains:
- a CDS encoding DUF1990 family protein; translated protein: MPPTVALPIMVGLERGNGEMTRERLGHPTEHEAEGLLLPEMGAGPLLQRDYWGVIRNCRYAPADILDWVARRFPEFAPEELCVFEREDASRKGQRLKTGEGLSVHILGAGTFGVRVIHMNRRSLTLATLPGHPEAGRITFGAYRNARRDVIFHIRSRARSGSPAHYWGFVTAGEAMQTNTWTEFVLRVAASAGDGIVGVIHADTAHLEAEPEGGDAEAGPTFLALGSDGDD
- a CDS encoding DNA alkylation repair protein; the encoded protein is MADPLKTFFDARLVETLGTQLHTAQPSFPRDTFVGEARRGLERHELMGRARHIMEAMHRALPSDYPRALEVLLRSLGPIRPDTERKGMDVFFYLPHTLFVSEHGLEHFEESMHALHTLTQRFTAEWAIRPFLERHPERTLARLREWATDGNVHVRRLVSEGTRPRLPWGSRLRAFQQDPRPVLALLELLKDDPELYVRRSVANNLNDIGKDHPEVLVQVAKAWRQDATEERQWLIRHALRFAIKRGDASALEAMGAVKPTGIEVRATSLPGKARVGGAMDLRFEVANRSRRAQSLVVDLAVYFVKARGEAPKPKVFKVRELTLGPGQAEELGKRVSLAQLSTRRHYPGLHRVEARINGLDLPLGAVDVEA
- a CDS encoding ATP-binding protein, with protein sequence MATRKGQGPRGGRQSKTPAKGRRAGSARTARAPAASRPLREQLADVSDPLVLLEGLFLHSPVPYAIFGADGHIRLINPAYSAMFGVPPPPEYNLFQDELVERLGLASLFRRAFEGETVQTPIIWYDVKELRHISVTDANRIAIACTCFPLASPGGEVGHVALAYKDVTAELSAREAEQVERKRLFQLLTRAPVAINVLRGPQLRFEFANPLFQTLMGGRELVGRTLLEAIPDLAPAQVDLYRGVMETGERVSANEYPVTLDYAGQGHVETRYWNLLYEPLLDERGRAEGLVTFAFEVTTQVHARQAVENQQRWLEAVLDLMPMPVVMADPDTHDLIFSNAAADKLYGEPLPTHVPATQYGSLFHLKDMEGRRLGASEIPSTRAARGEKLEGLEVVWETRTGEYVLSISSEMLPAMHGHPAVTVLPFLDITRLKTVERHLQEAVRVRDEFLSVASHELKTPLTVLGLRLQAFARAAQADPDGAWMARHGRELQGMLRQVMRLAGLVNGLLDVSRIGTGRLKLEYEQVDLGELVQDVAARHQLEAERAGCVLEVRAEGPTVGLWDRMRLEQVVTNLVSNALKYGAGLPVRMGVSREEGRARLTVRDEGIGISPEAQARIFHKFERAVSERNYGGLGLGLYVSRTLVEAMGGVIRVESLPGAGATFVVELPLSPVEEPAREGPTAASTGLAS